A stretch of the Nicotiana tabacum cultivar K326 chromosome 6, ASM71507v2, whole genome shotgun sequence genome encodes the following:
- the LOC107811892 gene encoding ethylene-responsive transcription factor ERF084-like, with the protein MYTHSQKLPKTDPFFLSKQQSLYPNEPIDHLCIDSTNYLDPLHSFSEFPTPEHDQKSPVLEGIAAVVGEHVLFGSCNNKNKRSVDQNSESTTAVSILKRTCHAPDKYRGGEGKEEKRNVPVERSYRGVRKRPWGRWSAEIRDRIGRCRHWLGTFDTPEEAARAYDAAARWLRGSKARTNFQIPPVVPLPLHSSPTSTSSSSNTSAEEKKNKKNIPCAKRNTPNNNRKCSVVTSAAHLFSSSSTPAVELDLKLGIGKKSS; encoded by the coding sequence ATGTATACCCATTCTCAAAAGCTTCCAAAAACTGACCCTTTTTTCCTCTCTAAACAACAATCCCTTTACCCAAATGAACCAATTGATCATCTCTGCATTGACTCCACTAATTATCTTGACCCACTTCACTCTTTTTCTGAATTTCCAACTCCAGAACATGATCAGAAATCCCCTGTTCTTGAAGGAATTGCAGCTGTAGTTGGAGAACATGTTCTTTTTGGCAGCTGTAATAATAAAAACAAGAGAAGTGTTGATCAAAATTCTGAGAGTACTACTGCAGTTTCGATTCTGAAGCGCACGTGCCATGCACCTGACAAATACAGAGGCGGCGAggggaaagaagaaaagagaaatgtTCCAGTGGAGAGGAGCTACAGAGGAGTGAGGAAGAGGCCGTGGGGGAGGTGGTCAGCGGAGATACGTGACCGTATAGGGCGGTGCCGTCACTGGCTTGGAACTTTCGACACGCCGGAGGAGGCTGCGCGTGCATATGACGCGGCTGCTAGATGGCTGAGAGGGTCAAAGGCGCGAACCAACTTCCAAATTCCTCCAGTTGTGCCTTTGCCTTTGCATTCATCACCAACATCAACTTCATCCTCTTCGAATACCTCTGCTGAagagaaaaagaacaagaaaaatatACCTTGTGCTAAACGAAATACACCTAATAATAACAGGAAATGCTCAGTGGTAACTTCAGCTGCCCATCTTTTCAGCTCCAGCAGTACACCTGCTGTGGAGCTTGATCTCAAGCTGGGAATTGGGAAGAAGAGTAGCTAG